The sequence below is a genomic window from Humulus lupulus chromosome 3, drHumLupu1.1, whole genome shotgun sequence.
GAAACCATAGCCATATTATCCGCCACAAACAATCTTTCCCGAACATCTTTTGTTTCATCTCCCATGCAGTATACTTCTTGTTCTGATGAGACCAGCGTTTGATTTAGCACTTCTTCAACTTGTCTTAATGTTGTCATTTTGTTTTCGAGATCCATTTCTCTTGCCAAAGATTTTTCCAGCATCCTCAAAATATGTTTTTGTTGTTGAGCAGATTGAATCCTAATTTTAAGAACAATGTTGTAAATTATGAAAGtattagtttaaatttttagCCATTGAATGTTTGaggtttaaattttgttgtaaaataacaTTATTATCTTCATCTTCACGATAAACATCTTTTGCATTACTTCGATTCTTCTTATTGAGACACAAATATTATTGACACTTAGTTTTGCAAAAATTGTGTTTGTCTTGAGTTGAGTGAAGTTAAGGCAAAAAGTAtattgaattgatttttttttttaatttctatccAAGATAAAGGAATAAGCTCTCATGGttgtgttattttttattgcAGGAAATGGATAAGATAATGATATTTGTAGTTTTTAACGGAAGATGGAATGCAAACAACAAATATATTGATCATGAAGTGAAAATATTGATGGTGGAAAAGGATATCAAGTACGTGGATTTGGTAAACAAGATATACAAAGAGCTCAaattgaatgaaagattgatttcaaCAAACTTGATTTTTGATGCAAATATGGATACAAGCAAAGGAATGAAGATAGAAAGTAATGGGAATTTTCAAGTTTATCTAAACTTGAACAAGACTGTGGAAGAGTTGAAAAAATGTCCTCTCATCGTTGAAGTAGAACAGAGAAATCAAACCATTTCTTTGCCAAGAGAAGCTAGCATTCCATCTGCTTTAGCAAGCAATGCAACAAGTCACAGTTTGACTCTCACAGACCCCAATACGAATACTGCAAGCACTAGCAAGATGAAGAGCGCCTCAACACAAGAATCCAAAAAAATTACAGAACACGGGCAAGAAGCTCAATCACCTTTGCATGTGTTGCCGAATATGGAGATTGAAGACATAAGAGTCAATTATGTTTTCAAGAATAAGACTGATCTAAAACAtacacttgcgaaaatagccatcaagaaacACTTTCAGTACAGAATTGAAAAATCATGTTTAGAAGCATTTTGGGCAAAATGCATAGATGAGAATTGTGGCTGGTATGTACGTGCAAGAAGCTCAAAAGTATCAGACTACTTTCGAGTTATCAAATACCATAAACACCACACATGCTCCTTAAATCAcagaaattttgaaaatagacaaGCAAGTGCAAAAGTCATCAGTAGTTACTTCAAAGAGAAGTTTCGTGACCCAGGATCAACCTATCGACCAAGGCAAATAATACGAGACATGAGAGATGAACATGGGGTAGGTGTAACGTACAATAAAGCATGGAGAGCAAAAACACTTGCAGCTAATGATGTTAGAGGGTCAAATGAGGAAAGTTATGCATTGTTGCCTTCATATTTGTATATGCTACAGTTGGCCAACCCAGGAACTATCACAAGAGTATGTAAAGATGAAGAAAACAGGTATGAATAAAATTTATGATTTGCATTCCTATATTCAGGGATTAACTGTTTACAATCCATATGTTGCGAATTTTTTTCTTACTGGttaagtatacgcaatcgaataaacaagtaatagtagtggaaatatagtatcgttccgtcagggaattgatctaataattaccaatagcaaacttttatttctatttgactaatgaaaatttagtgacaattaacaatgaacaataaactAGCAAAGCAAgatttaattaacgaaatttaatataagcgaaatattagagtattctaatttcatcaaccttcaattctattcaatcaataatacaactaatatgtttctttgatctatgattatagcaagtttactaatgacaattctattctttctcaagatataaaatattcagtttacctgtgaattctctacatgtctgtgataaattctacacataaaccgcgttaagaacaaaaacctaattgctacacaaactaatttgatactttcgttctaaattgaaatctatgtctattgtctaaagctattccaattctcacttttcagatattgaattaaaaccaataatcatgcaacatatggccaatcaattacaaacattaaacataagaacaatagataaccataaattcaaagattcatagaaattgcattaaagacgaatagaatatccaatgaatatattaaaatactctaaataagaatttagttcataatattaaacttcatcacacaatctaaaattcaaaagcataaagaaaaacaaacaaaataaaagtagattcTTCTCTGTGTCCTTTCTCCCGCCGTCAGAATGCTCCCCCTTTCTCCTTCTTTTGATCTtctttttacaaaaatccaaaaacctacgaatttccatgaaaattttcaaaaatgcccttgtgccgatatatcgcctatgatgctgcgatatatcgcctactgaATGTTCTCGATAAAAACGCAAGTTTCTGATGTCGTTTCTGCAAAGCCAAAATTTGGAATTCCTtcttatgccgatatatcgcctgtaccaTATTTCCACATATTGGCCAATTTTCGGCTACTAAAACCAACATTTATCCAAATTCTCGAACAAATCATAATTATAACAACAAACTGCACAAAttcaccaaacagattaaatagaaactttctcttgagaaaaacaaccaaatcaatctgaaaatgttatcaataagcgtatattttgtacgcttatcacccctcgaccagctgctgcaccgcttggttcagggcattgatttgagcctgaacaacttTTGGGATTGTTGGGGCCTCTGGCGCCGAGggaacgtactcatcgtgcctttctcggcggtcgttaagtacgtccctcagatcatcgtctcttcgtCGCTGCTCACTGGCTCCCAGCCAACTAAAGACATTcttctgcctgggctgccccccagcattatggtCCGCTGGTCGGtcctctctaggtggggggctcctgcccccacctctttcttcgttcctccgaccaagacaggcgatatatcacctgtacCACATCTCCAAAATATTACCCAATTTTGGGCTACTAAAACAGACATATATCCAAATtctcgaacaaatcagaattTACTAAAACAGACATTTATCCAAATTCCAAATTCTCGACCCTaatgcattcaaactttactccttattaaatttaatcctccaaaatacttaatctttaatcacccattcataacatgtgcttaaaatcctattggttgatatctaaaccttatagtataataaatattattcttaatatcagctatataatcaaaccttaggttaaaattaatattcttaaaccataggtcaaacttagaaagtctataagtactactatgagtgtccaaataattcccggtctgaaccaaaaatccacagtaacaaagataatactatacatactataatactaataattagctaagtaaagttcttggactctacaattctcccctactaaaaagaatttcgtcctcgaaatttacttaccaaataattctggataccggccttgcatgtcctcctccaattcccatgttgcctcgcgttcagaactattgctccataggactttgactataggaaagctcttggaccgtaactgcttcatccctctatctaggatgctaatcggtcgttcctcataacttaagtctttctggagcgctatcgtatcgtacttgaggacgtgagacgggtctgacacatatttgcgtagcatcgaaatgtggaagacgttgtgactatcggctagtgctggcggtaaggctagtctatacgcaactggtcccactttgtccaatatctcaaaaggacctatgaatcggggactaagcttgcctttcttcccgaaccgcttgacacctttcataggagatatcttcaggaagacttgatctccaacttgaaactccacatcgcgtcgcttggtatccgcatagcttttctgacggctttgagcagcaagcatacgctgtttaataagcgctactgcttcttgagcttgtctaacagcttcgggccttagaagctgcctttctcctacctcgtcccagtgcaatggtgatcaacaccttcttccatatagaaactcataaggtgccatcccgattgttgactggtagctgttgttgtacgagaactcgatcagcagtaagtacttgttccatgatcctccgaaatcaagtatacatgcgcatagcatatcttctaagatctgaatcgtacgctcggactgcccatctgtctgaggatggaaagttgtacaaagacttaacttagtacccatagcttgctgtaaacttctccaaaatcttgacgtaaatactgatcctctatctgacactatagTCTTGGGGActccatgcaaccgtacaatctcttAGATGTAGATCTCTGCGTATTGGTCtcccgtgtatgaagtcttaaccggcaggaaatgagccgacttggttagtctatctattactatccaagcagaatcatgctgcttattcgtctttggcagacctgtcacgaaatccatggctatgtcgtcccacttccattctggcacgctaagtggttgtaataagcccgcagggcgctgatgctctgctttaacttgctggcatactagacacttagatacatactccgctatgtccttcttcatccctggccaccaatagattaccttgatgtcatgagtcatcttggtagaccttggatgaactgagtacggggtgctgtgcacttcttctaaaatcgtcttcttaataccttgatcattcggcacgcatacccgatccttgtatctcaataagccttggctagatattgagaaatctgtagtcttgccttctctgactgcatccatgtgtgctgctagtgtgtcgtcatgtccctgaccaattcgtatatcctctaacaaattcgactggatagacaaattagccagcttgcctacaatcacttctattccggcactgataagctcctgctgaagcggcttttctattccggataaggctgctaaattcccatagcttttcctactgaGCGCATCGGCAAccacgttcgccttccctgggtaatataggatttcgcagtcgtaatccttgactaactctaaccacctgcgctgcctcatgttaagctccttctgagtaaagaagtactttaaacttttgtggtccgtataaatctcgcaccgttctccgtaaagatagtggcgccatatttttaacgcaaagaccaccgctgcgaactccatatcgtgagttggatagcgctgctcatactcctttaactgacgtgaggcataggctatcaccttgtcattttgcatcagcacgcatcccaatcctagctttgatgcgtCACAGTAGACagcgaacttatcgttgggtgttggtaaaat
It includes:
- the LOC133823664 gene encoding uncharacterized protein LOC133823664, with the translated sequence MDKIMIFVVFNGRWNANNKYIDHEVKILMVEKDIKYVDLVNKIYKELKLNERLISTNLIFDANMDTSKGMKIESNGNFQVYLNLNKTVEELKKCPLIVEVEQRNQTISLPREASIPSALASNATSHSLTLTDPNTNTASTSKMKSASTQESKKITEHGQEAQSPLHVLPNMEIEDIRVNYVFKNKTDLKHTLAKIAIKKHFQYRIEKSCLEAFWAKCIDENCGWYVRARSSKVSDYFRVIKYHKHHTCSLNHRNFENRQASAKVISSYFKEKFRDPGSTYRPRQIIRDMRDEHGVGVTYNKAWRAKTLAANDVRGSNEESYALLPSYLYMLQLANPGTITRVCKDEENRYE